From one Paenibacillus terrae HPL-003 genomic stretch:
- a CDS encoding SDR family oxidoreductase, with product MKLTGNTIFITGGGSGIGRALAEALHNLGNKVIISGRRKERLEETIKANPGMSAVELNVQDPASIEVAAKQLIKEYPDFNVLINNAGIIQSDDAAGVVDEDVLISTVTTNLLGPIRLTSAFIEHLKSKEEAVVINTTSILGFVPLATTAVYSATKAALHTYTLSQRYMLKDTSVKVIEIVPPWVQSNNDEPRAMSLTSFIDATIKILGTDTDEVLVEEAKMFRNNPGPNEGVFVTQLNDTMNSKPPKIH from the coding sequence TTGAAACTTACAGGAAACACGATTTTTATTACAGGCGGCGGTTCGGGAATTGGACGTGCGTTAGCAGAAGCTCTCCACAATCTTGGAAACAAAGTTATTATCTCCGGTCGACGTAAAGAGCGTCTGGAGGAGACGATCAAAGCGAATCCCGGCATGTCCGCAGTGGAATTGAATGTACAAGACCCTGCCAGCATAGAGGTGGCCGCCAAGCAGTTAATCAAAGAATACCCGGATTTTAATGTCTTGATTAACAACGCCGGCATCATACAGTCCGATGACGCGGCGGGCGTGGTCGATGAGGATGTTTTGATTTCGACTGTCACTACAAACTTGCTAGGTCCCATTCGGTTGACTTCTGCATTTATCGAGCATTTGAAGTCCAAAGAAGAAGCGGTTGTCATCAACACGACTTCAATACTTGGATTTGTACCATTAGCGACAACTGCTGTATACTCCGCGACGAAAGCAGCGCTTCATACCTATACGCTGTCCCAAAGGTACATGCTTAAAGACACATCGGTAAAAGTAATAGAAATTGTGCCCCCATGGGTTCAAAGCAACAACGATGAACCACGGGCGATGTCACTTACTTCATTCATTGATGCAACAATAAAGATACTTGGCACGGATACAGACGAAGTTCTGGTGGAAGAAGCGAAAATGTTTCGAAATAACCCTGGCCCGAACGAAGGTGTTTTTGTGACTCAGCTTAACGATACGATGAATTCTAAACCTCCAAAGATTCATTGA
- a CDS encoding phosphotransferase, whose amino-acid sequence MKIGELLGIGNTARVYRWGKTEVIKIFYDQSSAINEAKNAEIINNLKLRSPNYSGLVEYEGKIGIVYERIDGPTMLWYIEPTERSISYNANLMANLQYEIHNVENKIFPNLKPEITNKINNSQEISNHEKQIIIDMLNSLPDGNTICHYDFHPDNIIISPNGPIIIDWLNLLVGNQEADVTRTSMMIQSRSLPPNVPSWLMNREFRELFNKEYLTEYIKLTDMNDGFLERWMIPTLAARIDEMQGEYRQEIKDKLQIRLKK is encoded by the coding sequence ATGAAAATCGGCGAATTACTTGGTATTGGCAACACTGCAAGAGTTTATCGATGGGGAAAGACTGAAGTAATAAAGATATTTTATGATCAAAGCTCTGCGATTAATGAAGCGAAAAATGCAGAAATAATAAATAACTTAAAGTTGAGATCGCCTAATTATTCTGGACTAGTAGAATATGAAGGCAAGATAGGTATCGTTTATGAGAGAATAGATGGCCCCACGATGTTGTGGTATATCGAACCAACGGAACGGAGCATATCTTATAATGCTAATCTAATGGCAAATCTTCAGTATGAGATTCATAATGTTGAGAATAAGATTTTTCCAAATCTTAAGCCGGAAATAACTAATAAAATTAATAATTCACAAGAGATATCAAATCATGAGAAGCAAATTATTATAGATATGTTGAATTCATTACCTGATGGAAATACGATATGTCATTATGATTTTCATCCAGATAACATTATTATTTCACCCAATGGTCCAATAATTATTGATTGGTTGAATCTATTAGTAGGTAACCAAGAAGCAGATGTTACTAGAACTTCAATGATGATTCAATCACGTTCGCTGCCGCCTAATGTTCCAAGTTGGTTGATGAATAGAGAATTTCGAGAGTTATTCAATAAGGAATATTTAACCGAGTATATTAAGCTCACTGATATGAATGACGGATTTCTTGAGCGATGGATGATCCCAACTTTAGCAGCACGAATTGATGAAATGCAAGGCGAATATAGGCAAGAGATTAAAGATAAATTACAAATAAGATTAAAGAAATAG
- a CDS encoding retropepsin-like aspartic protease, with protein sequence MKIEYRDGLLFTEITIHYNGQKKVINNVVIDTGASHTLISQDEVDDIGIRVGLEDDIITSYGIGGKEHAFTKTIEGIQVGEYILRDTPIDFTSFRFHNINGLLGLDILIKGKFNVDLEHFELLR encoded by the coding sequence ATGAAAATTGAATATAGAGATGGATTGTTATTTACTGAAATAACGATTCATTATAATGGGCAGAAGAAAGTAATAAATAATGTAGTTATTGATACAGGAGCAAGTCATACGTTGATTTCACAGGACGAAGTAGATGATATTGGAATTCGAGTTGGCTTAGAAGATGATATTATAACAAGTTATGGAATCGGAGGTAAAGAACACGCGTTTACCAAAACGATAGAAGGGATACAGGTAGGAGAATATATCTTAAGGGATACCCCAATAGATTTTACTTCATTTAGATTTCATAACATTAACGGATTATTAGGGTTAGATATATTAATAAAGGGCAAATTCAATGTTGATCTAGAGCACTTTGAACTCCTACGCTAA
- a CDS encoding helix-turn-helix domain-containing protein has product MISYKPFQKLLIDREIKKQDLLKMTGISSATMAKLNTNEYVSLEVIDKLCAALGCQPGDLLEHIAEQ; this is encoded by the coding sequence ATGATTAGTTATAAACCTTTTCAAAAATTATTGATCGACAGGGAGATTAAGAAGCAGGATTTATTGAAAATGACAGGTATTTCGTCTGCTACAATGGCGAAACTCAATACGAACGAATATGTATCATTAGAAGTGATTGATAAATTATGTGCGGCTTTAGGTTGTCAGCCAGGAGATTTATTGGAACATATAGCAGAACAATGA
- a CDS encoding TetR/AcrR family transcriptional regulator — protein sequence MDRRIQKSRQAIIDAFMRLMSEKEFERITINQIAEEANVNRGTVYLHFADKYDLRDQCMEAQINELLRNCMSEDNFFHLPSKTALLRTFEYLEQHASFYSIMLTNKGSTVFRNQIETMFRQSLCEHLDSINLDQEMNRDITVQFLISAAVGVLEWWITRSMPYPASVMVEQFWNLLNRGVEGHERTSSI from the coding sequence ATGGACAGGCGTATTCAAAAATCGAGGCAAGCCATTATTGATGCTTTTATGAGGCTGATGTCAGAAAAGGAATTCGAGAGAATTACGATCAATCAAATTGCGGAGGAAGCGAATGTCAATCGCGGAACGGTTTATTTGCATTTCGCTGACAAGTACGATCTGCGCGATCAATGCATGGAAGCTCAAATTAACGAGTTACTACGCAATTGTATGTCTGAAGATAACTTCTTTCATCTCCCTTCCAAAACCGCACTACTGCGCACGTTTGAATATTTGGAGCAGCATGCTTCATTCTACTCTATAATGCTGACGAACAAGGGAAGTACGGTTTTTCGAAACCAAATAGAGACAATGTTCCGGCAAAGTCTGTGCGAGCATCTGGATTCGATCAACCTCGATCAGGAAATGAACAGGGACATAACGGTGCAATTTTTAATTTCAGCGGCGGTAGGGGTATTGGAATGGTGGATTACCCGTTCGATGCCATATCCGGCATCGGTCATGGTTGAACAATTTTGGAATTTGCTGAACCGTGGTGTCGAGGGACACGAACGAACATCGTCCATTTGA